One segment of Deltaproteobacteria bacterium DNA contains the following:
- a CDS encoding RsbRD N-terminal domain-containing protein: MTIAGEENMNLKDLLFQKKLPILTQWFEEVLSTYPADSQNFIKEKGNRFANPVGATIGESLEGLYGELLRGWEEEKVYPFLDPIIRMRAVQQLSPSQAISFIPSIKKIVSLELAKEIQRNHLVGEFQEFAAEVDRLTLLSFDRYMSCREKVYEIKIQELKNSSEKVWQRIRMIYEQQDKKVDYMTNNIDSSK; encoded by the coding sequence ACCATCGCCGGTGAGGAAAATATGAATCTGAAGGACCTTTTATTTCAGAAAAAATTACCCATTTTGACCCAATGGTTCGAGGAGGTCCTGAGTACCTATCCGGCGGATTCTCAAAATTTTATAAAAGAAAAGGGGAACCGCTTTGCCAACCCGGTAGGCGCCACGATCGGAGAATCCCTTGAAGGATTGTATGGGGAGCTCCTGCGGGGTTGGGAGGAAGAAAAAGTTTACCCTTTTCTCGACCCCATCATCCGAATGCGGGCCGTTCAGCAACTTTCTCCATCCCAGGCCATCTCCTTTATCCCCTCTATCAAAAAAATCGTTAGCCTTGAGTTAGCAAAGGAAATCCAGCGAAACCACCTCGTTGGGGAGTTTCAGGAATTTGCGGCTGAGGTGGATCGATTGACTCTTCTCTCCTTCGACAGGTATATGAGCTGCCGGGAGAAGGTCTACGAAATCAAAATCCAAGAGTTGAAAAACTCGTCGGAAAAGGTTTGGCAAAGAATCCGTATGATCTATGAGCAACAGGATAAGAAGGTGGATTATATGACCAACAACATAGACTCTTCAAAGTGA
- the dsrM gene encoding sulfate reduction electron transfer complex DsrMKJOP subunit DsrM: MNVWFSLLAVIILVLIPLGAVGGASLGYLFGIVIPYTAFGAFLCGFIYRVFQWGRSPVPFRIPTTCGQQKSLPWIKASFFDNPSNGVGVFGRMALEILLFRSLFRNTKVELMGQRPVYGGAKWLWLAGLTFHWSFLFVLLRHLRFFTTPMPSWVDILTKMDGFFEVGVPTLFLTDAALLLAVAYLFLRRVVIPQLRYISLPADYFPLFLILGVVLSGILMRHFYKVDLFRVKELASGWFRFTPVVPDGIGLPFYVHLFLVCVLLAYFPMSKLMHMGGVFLSPTRNLANNSRTRRHINPWNYPVKVHTYEEYEDEFRDKMKAAGLPVEKE; encoded by the coding sequence ATGAATGTATGGTTTTCCCTCCTTGCCGTCATCATTCTTGTTCTGATACCTCTCGGGGCGGTGGGAGGGGCCAGCTTGGGTTATCTTTTCGGAATCGTCATCCCCTACACCGCCTTTGGTGCTTTCCTTTGCGGATTTATCTATCGCGTTTTTCAGTGGGGAAGATCTCCCGTCCCTTTTCGTATCCCGACAACTTGCGGGCAGCAGAAATCTTTACCGTGGATCAAGGCCAGTTTTTTCGATAACCCCTCCAACGGGGTGGGAGTATTCGGCAGGATGGCTCTGGAGATCCTTCTTTTCCGTTCCCTGTTCCGGAATACCAAGGTTGAATTGATGGGGCAACGGCCCGTTTATGGAGGGGCGAAATGGCTCTGGCTGGCCGGACTGACCTTTCACTGGTCATTTCTCTTCGTCCTCTTGCGCCACCTGAGGTTTTTTACCACGCCCATGCCTTCTTGGGTGGATATATTAACGAAGATGGACGGGTTTTTTGAAGTCGGCGTGCCCACGCTTTTCCTCACGGATGCCGCCCTTTTGCTGGCTGTGGCTTACCTTTTTTTGCGAAGAGTGGTTATCCCCCAGCTGCGTTACATTTCCCTTCCCGCGGACTATTTCCCCCTTTTTCTGATCCTGGGCGTGGTTCTTTCCGGCATCCTCATGCGCCATTTTTATAAAGTGGATCTTTTCCGGGTAAAAGAGTTGGCCAGCGGATGGTTCCGTTTTACGCCGGTTGTTCCGGATGGGATTGGGCTTCCCTTTTATGTCCACCTTTTTCTGGTCTGCGTTTTGCTGGCCTACTTTCCCATGAGCAAATTGATGCACATGGGAGGGGTTTTTCTCAGCCCCACAAGAAACCTGGCCAATAACAGCCGCACGCGCAGGCACATCAATCCCTGGAATTACCCGGTGAAGGTCCACACCTACGAAGAATATGAAGATGAATTCCGGGACAAGATGAAAGCGGCCGGGTTGCCTGTGGAGAAGGAGTAA